CTCGCACTTCTCGCTGTGCCGCATGTATGGCTCTAGGCGCACCATGGGACTGTGGAGGAGCCGCAGTAGTACACTTACAGAGCGCTGCTGCCCCGATGAGCAGTGCTGCAGGTCTTACACCAGTCAGCTTGCACTTAACGACAGCCCGCCGAACTACCAAGACGCCCGCTTCTTCCCAGTCCTTATTGTACATCGACCTGAGGGCTGTGGAGACTCCTCTGAGGTGAGGAGGTATTATGTTCGCAGAGGCTCCTGTTGTGTGGAGACTTCGGTTTAAAATGGCTTGAAGTGGTCGATAGAAAAAGTTTGTTAAGCATTATTATTTGCACTATGCAGAAAGTGGACTTGATGCCGAACGGATGAAGTTTATTCTCATGAACTTTGTCTTGCTCATGTGCAAAACTGTGGCTTGTTCAGTGCAGCACTGAAGACTTTTTCgtttacattttgatttcaaCTGAAGGGCTGGATTGgaattatcaataaatagaacaagcTCTTCATACTATTTATGAACAGTTGGCTGACAAATACTGTATGTcagttttaataaatgcatttaaaaggaGATCTATTAACaaacacattacattttaagttaaaaacatGCATTGCTTGTTTGTGGCCACTGAATGTAAAGGTAATGACTACTGATTTGCTCAAAGGACATAATTAAGAGAGAAAATTTATTCAATAGCTGCCATTTTGCCTTTGTTACTAATCtgaaattgtttttaaagaaataaatagatcaaatagattaaaattacattatatatatatatatatatataatacatacataaatatataattgaagaCAAAGATGAACACTATTGTTGCTGTCattttcactattattattattttattttgttaatgctAATCCACTGAACATATATGTTGGCATCAAAGAATTGTCTTTGATGTCTGGTTTATGTAAGTGGCAATTTGCTCACATTGTTTCAAAGAAGCAAGTGATAATGTATGCATCTTGTTGGAAACAGCAATATGGTCCTTCACACCTTGAGATATCATTAGTGAGTGTCTCTGTAACAGAAGACATCGCATTTGTATTACACTGGCTCATCAAATGAGAGAGACTCATCAAATAACAATCGACTTTTAAACTAAATGTTATGGCCTGACCTGTATGTTTGAAGTATGGATGTGAGTCAAGAAGTCAAGAAATGCTGTTGAAATGGCAGTGACTGTTAAAAAAATAGTGCAGAATAAAATTGCTCCAATGCTAAAACATGAAAATGTCTCCCAACCATTTTATCCATGTGATTTGTTCATTCATATCATCTATCTACCAACATTAAAACCTCCCAAACCTCATCAGTGGGTACTTAATGTGGACCCTATTCCAGAAAGCAACTGTTTTACTTgctattaaattaacatttttcgtGAACAACTTATTCTCCATAACTTCACACATTGACTCATAGTGCTGAATGAATCTTTTGAAGCACGTAATTGATTGTCTTCCTATACCTCCAAAGAACAGGACGACCAAATACTGTGACATCTGGTTCATGAGTGAAATTgaactgaatgtttttttaatgctttattcaGTAACAAAGAAacacaacatttaaataaaaactgataaaacaaaataataataataataataacaacaacaacaaaatcagtaaaacatacatataaattgcaaaaataataataaagtaaataatttttttttttaaacacacacacaaaaaagaataaatatatacacaggTGTATTTCAATTGAATTTTAAGTCATTTCAACAGTTTATAGTCTCTTTGCTCTGCTGTTCCTATCACCCCCCAATGATTTAAGATATTGACAATTGTATATTTTTTGCCCATCATCATTTATAAATGTGATATTTCCCTAAGATAATAAACCAATTAAGatacaaaatacaaaactgaCATTTCAAATCAATATCTTTCTTTATCTCATTATCTTTTTTATAACCTGATTTACTGGGTAAATACAATGGATCATTTTAAATGAAACCTCATGAATCTTATTGATGATGATGACACAGTATCTCCTGGAAACCAAAAAAGCCTTCTCCCACCTCCGAAGCATTCCTGAAACTTTTAGCTGGGGGTCTAAGTGAATGACAATCTGCCTaaggaaattatttttatttttttttacatttaaaaaaaaaacattttttatcaacaatacttatatatattatatatattttggttggaggttatgcatgtaatgtaagtaaatgatgaccggATTACTGTGACGTAAAGACGTTAttgaaagttttaaaatgtatattgttgTTTTTAACAAAGCGAATGCTTCTGCAATGACGTATTCACTTGacacataaaaacaaagaaacgtgtcgccacctactggcccTTAATAATTATAAGTGCGTGAATCTTTTTGGTGAACGGATTCAAAATGTTCGACTCACTGGGATGAATCAAATCTTCTCCTGATGAGTTGACGTCAGGAGCCAAAACAAGCGCGTCTTGTTGCTATGCCAACATTTGAGAGCTGCCGGAGCTGTAGTGACTTTTTCAGCGACCTGCTATTGTTTTCTTGTTTGATATAAACTGCtttgaaaacaaaaaacttttcaaCGTGACCCCTGTGCTGAGGCTTGGGGACGTGATTTGTTTCGGTAGGTGACTTCtcatgacttttttatttttactttttattattattattttcccacGTTATATGGGTTATTTTATGTACGTTAGTGATTTAAAACGGTATCCTGGTTTCTTTTGGGGTTTTTTAGCCAGCAGGCTTTAAGAATCAATTAATGAATTTCAGTTTGATAATGGTTTCCTTTTTTAGACAACTTTCCATAAGGCATCACCGAGAATCATGAATTTACAGCATGCTAAATGGAGATCAGAGCACCACAGCAAGCGCAGAGAGGACCGTCTGTACAAACAGCTTCTGAATAATGCAAGCCAAATCCTTTCTTTCTCCGATGAAGTTATGGACGAGATGGGGGCCATTTCATACAAAAAAGCTGACTTTAGCTGGCTTTTCCATGCCACGGGCCCCTTAGCTCCAGGTAACGTTATCagattaaagaaaataaagaggCATGAGAACAATGATAAACCCTGCAACATCAATTGTTTAACCAAAGAAGAAGGCAGCATTTCTGTACAGGCTCCTGCGGTGAACACTAAGGTACCTTTCATAAGATCAAAGCAAGATGAATGATGTGTTCAGAATTAAAAACTGTTCAGGGTGTTGAATGTGCACACCTATTTAAAGGAGTCCCCTACAGAGGACTGGGAAGCCCAGAGCAGCAGGTGGCAGGAGtttgcacaaaataaaacaagtcaACTATTACAACTGAGAAAACACAGGTAGAACTATTTCATCGAAATGGGTTTCTAAATACAGCACccttaatgggatagttcactaaAAAGTTTAAATTCTATCAACATTTACTCAACCTTATGTGGTTCAAATCTTGTACGGCAtgcttttcttctgtggaacatagtgCTGGTAAGCAAACAATTTCCGTTCATTTTCACTTCcgttgtatggacaaaaataaagtacaaaataaaGTCGATGGGagccaaaactgtttggttaccattaTTGTTCTATAAATGTGTTCCGgagtagaaaaaaaaatgcatagcatacaggtttgtaactacatgtgggtgagtaaatgaatttTCATTATGGatggactattcctttaatgcattCACTTACTTAGTCCAAAACCAAAGCCACACTGTATtccacatagtttttttttttttttttttggtgtctgTCCTTATTTAACAGGATACCAGGTAATGTGCTCTCTCCAATAAGCAAAGATGTGCAGAACCGCTTGAAAAAGACAGCAGCCACTTTGACCAGCAAGCACATTGAGATCCCACAGGCCCCTCGGCTACAGGATATCTTGAATCCAAGTGCTGGCAGTCATGTCACAAATAACGTCTCTGAACAGGAGATCTTCTCAGGTAGACTTACATATGTACAGTATCTTGAATGTGACTGTTTACTTACAGTTGAAGTACAAGTAttagtgtaaaaaaaatgtaattgagaCATGGAAAGTTGAAAGGTTCATATGTGGCTCAAATATTTATGTTTCTGGATCCATTTGTTTTAGCAGGAACTGATAGGACGGTAAAAGTGGAACAGCGATGGATGGATCAGCCCACTAAAATTGACTCTGCCCTCAAACAATCTGTGGCTGAACGTTCATCACTTCGTTATGCAGTTGATCAATGGAGGAATGCCTGCAACATTAGTAAGTGTTTCTTTTCTTAGCTCTGAGTGCCATACCTCTGCATATCTTATTTGCAATGGTTATAATCTATTAATAAACTGcactattttaaagttttagttttttgaGATTTTTTGAGATTTTTTATCTATGAAGCAGAATGATATAATATCCAGTGTGTGTTATTAGCAAGAAAGCACCTTGGATACctttatgcattttattgtttttgcatcGATTGCTCACACGGAAACCCCTTTTGGAAAATCATTGTTTTGTTTCATATAGAGTTGCCCTTGCAGAGAGTGACCATCGAAGGCCTTAAAATGGCTCTTAGTGACCCTAATTGCCCAGTACGGCTGGAGGCCATCATAACTTGTACTTTGGGAGCAGTTAATGGACCACAAGAAGAGCTTGACCCTGGCAAAGCAGGTAAATCCGTCAACTAAAGACATTTTTCAATGcatacaaaattaataataatataatacaacataccattcaaaaatgtggggtcagtaagaattaatacttttattcgacAATAATGCATTGTATAAGTAAAAAAAGCAAAGAATTTTACACTAATAAAAAATTTTTGTATTATGCatcacaacattaataataataagaaatgtctttagcaccaaatcagcatattataatgatttctaacggatcatgtgacactgaagaaatggCTGCTTaaagattcagctttgccatcacaggaataaataaaaccctTTTAAAGCATTAATTAAATAAGGTAGGAACTAAtgaataatagtatataatataatattacacaaAAAGTGACAGCTAATTCCTTCTTTGCTCAGGTAAGGGATGCAAACTGAAGGCAGTTCCTCAGGAGCTGCAGGCTCTCATTGTCTCGGCGCTTGATGACCCAGTGAAGAGAGTTCAGATGGCTGCTGCAGTGTGCCAGTATGCCATGAGGACACCTAACGCACGCGCCAGAGACATACTACGGAGCACATTGATGCAAGGTCTGTAGAAGTATAACAACGCCTGAAACTAAAAATGTCAATTAAAATAACCTTAATTAACGACACAGGTACAACTGTCTTTTCTACTCAGATGTTGACTCAAAATAACCATCATATATTATGACTCAGACCCTTCTGGCACAGGTGCAGACAGCTGGGTAGCTGCACAGTGCTTGGCGATAGACGGTGATACGAGTCAAGCTGTCATACAGAGACTCTTGTCACAGCACTTTCTCAGAGACGCTACTTCAGATCACGAGCAGTCTAGGATGCTACTCTCCAACATTAGCAGCAACACTGTGAGTGACTCtctcagtgttttttgttttttcgtgtgtgtgtgaagaCGCTGCAGGAAGTGGCATAgcgcaaatctgtgaatgaatgttccgaaatGTAGTAAACTTCAGTGGATTTCCCTTGTTCAGGGAGTAAGACCACTGTGCAGATATGCAGACCAGGACCATATGCTGGAAtagagaaccactgatctattaagtcgatttgctgctcaagaaacatttcttatgtatttcttagttcaaaagaacagcattgattcgaaatagaaacattttgtgacattataaatggctttagtgtcacttatgatcaatttaatgcatccttgctgaaaaatagtattattttctttaaaaatatatatttctactcAAACTTTTGCATGGTGTTTCCCATCCAGACACTAGTGCGCTCTCTTCTGGCAGAAGAGTTAAACAGTGCTAACTGCAGAACACGAGTTCAGGCCTGTGCTAGCATTGCACAGCTCAGAAGTCCAATAAACAAGGTATCACAATGTAATTCTTTTGCACATTTCAAATGGCTCTCTACCTAATTTCTCTAATGATTGTAGAAAATACTAGAATTGATTTTCATGCAGGATCTTTGCAACAAACTGATATACATGATGTGGAACGACTGGAGCTGTGCTGTTCGTCACGCTGCAGCACTGGCTCTGAGTAAAATGGATGCGGCCAGAGAGATGCACAGTGAGCTGAGGTGACTATCTCTACCCAACAGACACATCAGAGGGTTTGGATTCAGTTCATTCTTAGCATGCAATATCTCCACAGTGCGAAACTGAAGGAGGGTCCAACTGCTTGGCGGTTGGAAGCGCTGATCTTCATTGGTCAGCTCAGTATAATGACACCCAAGCTACTGCCTACATTCCTGCGGTGCTTTAATGATGACTTTGTGGCTGTGCGCAAACAGGCTTGTTTGACTGCAGCATCTCTAATGATGGATGACCAGTTGGTGAGGAAGTAAAGCAGCTGTGTAGATGCACAATAGATCTTTGATGGTATATGGAcaataaaagactgtaaaaaagaAACTGAGGGTTCGCTTGAATGACCACATAACACATGTTTACAGGTCCTGGATCAGCTTATGAACCTGATGCAGAATGATCCATTATGGGAGGTGAAAGTGGAAGCAATTGATGGTAAgcttgaaaatgtattaaatgaagagttcacccaaaactgaaaaactgtactcactctcaggccatccaagatgtagatgagtttgtttcttcattgcaacagatttagagaaatttagcattacatcacttgctcaccaatagttcctctgcagtgaatgggtgccgtcagaatgagagttcaaactgctgataaaaacctcacaataatccacatgactccagtccatcagttaatgtcttgtgaagtgaaaaagctgtgtttgtaaaacacaaatctgtttttaacttcaaacatcGCTTCCAGATAAAATATATGTCATCTATCCATATTGTCCATaaagtcatctcatctgaatcaggagagaaatcaaaTCAAGCactatttacaagcaaaaacagttctaaacaaacttGATGTGAGGTAacaatggtgagcaagtgacattaattctatatttttccaaatctgttctgatgtagAAACAAACTACAACACATTGGATGagtaaattttcaaaaaaaaaatttgtaagctATTCCCCTAATCGGTTAGCGTGCAGCCGTTTTGTGTCtactaatgttttattattattattaaattaagctTTAGGGCAAATAGGTTGTATGAACCCACCCCTCCAGGAGTTGCTGATGTGGGCTGTACACCATGAGGAGGAGCCCAGTGTGCGCATTGCTGCCTGTAAGGCCCTGAGCACTCTAGATGCAAATGGCCCAGAATTACAGCATTTTCTACAGGAGCGTAATGCACTGGAACCCAACGCTGATGTGCAGAGGTGTGTATTTATACTAGGCCACAATCATTACTATAAGTGTATTATATAAGTAAAATTGTTTTCTAAACGTACTTGTAACAAAATTTCTTACTAAGGCACATTGAAAGTCTTCTGAAAAAGCATGGATACAGTCTGGGGGGAAACGAAAGCAAGATTCATGAGATAAAGCTCCAGGTTAGTACACTTCAGTGTTACCATGGCTTCAAGCACAGAAGCTGCTGGTTTATTCAATGCATTTCCTTCTAGAACAacagttctcaaccttttt
The sequence above is drawn from the Carassius carassius chromosome 31, fCarCar2.1, whole genome shotgun sequence genome and encodes:
- the heatr4 gene encoding HEAT repeat-containing protein 4 isoform X1, with the protein product MNLQHAKWRSEHHSKRREDRLYKQLLNNASQILSFSDEVMDEMGAISYKKADFSWLFHATGPLAPGNVIRLKKIKRHENNDKPCNINCLTKEEGSISVQAPAVNTKESPTEDWEAQSSRWQEFAQNKTSQLLQLRKHRIPGNVLSPISKDVQNRLKKTAATLTSKHIEIPQAPRLQDILNPSAGSHVTNNVSEQEIFSAGTDRTVKVEQRWMDQPTKIDSALKQSVAERSSLRYAVDQWRNACNIKLPLQRVTIEGLKMALSDPNCPVRLEAIITCTLGAVNGPQEELDPGKAGKGCKLKAVPQELQALIVSALDDPVKRVQMAAAVCQYAMRTPNARARDILRSTLMQDPSGTGADSWVAAQCLAIDGDTSQAVIQRLLSQHFLRDATSDHEQSRMLLSNISSNTTLVRSLLAEELNSANCRTRVQACASIAQLRSPINKDLCNKLIYMMWNDWSCAVRHAAALALSKMDAAREMHSELSAKLKEGPTAWRLEALIFIGQLSIMTPKLLPTFLRCFNDDFVAVRKQACLTAASLMMDDQLVLDQLMNLMQNDPLWEVKVEAIDALGQIGCMNPPLQELLMWAVHHEEEPSVRIAACKALSTLDANGPELQHFLQERNALEPNADVQRHIESLLKKHGYSLGGNESKIHEIKLQVELLCTKHIITQKVLLMEESRKQQEQKLLC
- the heatr4 gene encoding HEAT repeat-containing protein 4 isoform X3 codes for the protein MNLQHAKWRSEHHSKRREDRLYKQLLNNASQILSFSDEVMDEMGAISYKKADFSWLFHATGPLAPGNVIRLKKIKRHENNDKPCNINCLTKEEGSISVQAPAVNTKESPTEDWEAQSSRWQEFAQNKTSQLLQLRKHRIPGNVLSPISKDVQNRLKKTAATLTSKHIEIPQAPRLQDILNPSAGSHVTNNVSEQEIFSAGTDRTVKVEQRWMDQPTKIDSALKQSVAERSSLRYAVDQWRNACNIKLPLQRVTIEGLKMALSDPNCPVRLEAIITCTLGAVNGPQEELDPGKAGKGCKLKAVPQELQALIVSALDDPVKRVQMAAAVCQYAMRTPNARARDILRSTLMQGADSWVAAQCLAIDGDTSQAVIQRLLSQHFLRDATSDHEQSRMLLSNISSNTTLVRSLLAEELNSANCRTRVQACASIAQLRSPINKDLCNKLIYMMWNDWSCAVRHAAALALSKMDAAREMHSELSAKLKEGPTAWRLEALIFIGQLSIMTPKLLPTFLRCFNDDFVAVRKQACLTAASLMMDDQLVLDQLMNLMQNDPLWEVKVEAIDALGQIGCMNPPLQELLMWAVHHEEEPSVRIAACKALSTLDANGPELQHFLQERNALEPNADVQRHIESLLKKHGYSLGGNESKIHEIKLQVELLCTKHIITQKVLLMEESRKQQEQKLLC
- the heatr4 gene encoding HEAT repeat-containing protein 4 isoform X2, yielding MNLQHAKWRSEHHSKRREDRLYKQLLNNASQILSFSDEVMDEMGAISYKKADFSWLFHATGPLAPGNVIRLKKIKRHENNDKPCNINCLTKEEGSISVQAPAVNTKESPTEDWEAQSSRWQEFAQNKTSQLLQLRKHRIPGNVLSPISKDVQNRLKKTAATLTSKHIEIPQAPRLQDILNPSAGSHVTNNVSEQEIFSGTDRTVKVEQRWMDQPTKIDSALKQSVAERSSLRYAVDQWRNACNIKLPLQRVTIEGLKMALSDPNCPVRLEAIITCTLGAVNGPQEELDPGKAGKGCKLKAVPQELQALIVSALDDPVKRVQMAAAVCQYAMRTPNARARDILRSTLMQDPSGTGADSWVAAQCLAIDGDTSQAVIQRLLSQHFLRDATSDHEQSRMLLSNISSNTTLVRSLLAEELNSANCRTRVQACASIAQLRSPINKDLCNKLIYMMWNDWSCAVRHAAALALSKMDAAREMHSELSAKLKEGPTAWRLEALIFIGQLSIMTPKLLPTFLRCFNDDFVAVRKQACLTAASLMMDDQLVLDQLMNLMQNDPLWEVKVEAIDALGQIGCMNPPLQELLMWAVHHEEEPSVRIAACKALSTLDANGPELQHFLQERNALEPNADVQRHIESLLKKHGYSLGGNESKIHEIKLQVELLCTKHIITQKVLLMEESRKQQEQKLLC
- the heatr4 gene encoding HEAT repeat-containing protein 4 isoform X4; translation: MNLQHAKWRSEHHSKRREDRLYKQLLNNASQILSFSDEVMDEMGAISYKKADFSWLFHATGPLAPEEGSISVQAPAVNTKESPTEDWEAQSSRWQEFAQNKTSQLLQLRKHRIPGNVLSPISKDVQNRLKKTAATLTSKHIEIPQAPRLQDILNPSAGSHVTNNVSEQEIFSAGTDRTVKVEQRWMDQPTKIDSALKQSVAERSSLRYAVDQWRNACNIKLPLQRVTIEGLKMALSDPNCPVRLEAIITCTLGAVNGPQEELDPGKAGKGCKLKAVPQELQALIVSALDDPVKRVQMAAAVCQYAMRTPNARARDILRSTLMQDPSGTGADSWVAAQCLAIDGDTSQAVIQRLLSQHFLRDATSDHEQSRMLLSNISSNTTLVRSLLAEELNSANCRTRVQACASIAQLRSPINKDLCNKLIYMMWNDWSCAVRHAAALALSKMDAAREMHSELSAKLKEGPTAWRLEALIFIGQLSIMTPKLLPTFLRCFNDDFVAVRKQACLTAASLMMDDQLVLDQLMNLMQNDPLWEVKVEAIDALGQIGCMNPPLQELLMWAVHHEEEPSVRIAACKALSTLDANGPELQHFLQERNALEPNADVQRHIESLLKKHGYSLGGNESKIHEIKLQVELLCTKHIITQKVLLMEESRKQQEQKLLC